In Elaeis guineensis isolate ETL-2024a chromosome 1, EG11, whole genome shotgun sequence, a genomic segment contains:
- the LOC105032002 gene encoding S-adenosylmethionine decarboxylase proenzyme — MALPIPATGFEGCEKRLEISFFEPSIFTDSGGNGLQSLSRAKIDGILNPAECRIVASLSNKIVDSYVLSESSLFIYSYKIIIKTCGTTKLLLSIPSILELAKELSLSVKSVRYTHGSFKFPLAQPFPHQSFSEEVAILDNHFRNLGLGSKAYVMSSLVKSQKWHVYSASAKSADDPLYTVEMCMTGLDKRLASVFYKNQHNSASKMTIASGISKILPGSEICDFQFDPCGYSMNAIEGPAMSTIHVTPEDGFSYASFEAMGYDPEAVNMSQLIARVLACFQPREFSIAIHSGLRSEVYLLESGFDITGYVSGAKSYQELGNGGSLVFQSFRITDCGSPRSILKGCWEEGEEELANT, encoded by the coding sequence ATGGCCTTGCCCATCCCTGCAACAGGATTTGAGGGCTGTGAAAAGCGACTTGAAATCTCATTTTTCGAGCCATCAATCTTTACTGACTCGGGTGGAAATGGCCTTCAATCTCTCTCCAGAGCCAAAATTGATGGTATACTGAACCCAGCAGAATGCAGGATAGTGGCATCACTGTCCAACAAAATTGTTGACTCCTATGTTCTATCAGAGTCCAGTCTCTTCATATACTCTTACAAGATTATCATCAAGACCTGTGGTACCACAAAGCTGCTCCTGTCAATCCCTTCCATTCTTGAGCTGGCCAAAGAGTTATCGCTCTCAGTAAAATCTGTGAGATACACCCATGGGAGCTTCAAATTTCCACTAGCACAGCCATTCCCCCACCAAAGCTTCTCAGAAGAAGTCGCTATCCTCGACAACCATTTCAGGAACCTTGGTCTGGGCAGCAAGGCATATGTTATGAGCAGTCTGGTTAAGTCTCAGAAGTGGCATGTTTACTCTGCCTCAGCTAAATCAGCGGACGATCCACTCTATACTGTGGAAATGTGCATGACTGGATTGGACAAGAGACTTGCTTCggtcttctacaagaaccagcaCAACTCAGCATCCAAGATGACCATTGCTTCTGGTATTAGTAAGATACTCCCTGGCTCTGAGATATGTGATTTTCAGTTTGATCCTTGTGGTTACTCCATGAATGCCATTGAAGGACCTGCAATGTCTACGATTCACGTCACACCGGAAGATGGTTTCAGCTATGCAAGCTTTGAAGCAATGGGTTATGACCCTGAAGCAGTGAACATGAGCCAACTGATTGCAAGAGTTTTGGCATGTTTCCAACCAAGGGAATTCTCCATTGCGATTCATTCAGGCCTCCGTAGTGAGGTATATTTATTGGAATCTGGCTTTGATATAACAGGCTATGTCAGTGGGGCCAAAAGCTATCAGGAGCTTGGAAACGGGGGTAGCTTAGTTTTCCAGAGTTTCAGGATCACTGATTGTGGATCACCAAGATCAATTCTCAAGGGTTGCTGGGAAGAAGGGGAAGAGGAACTAGCAAACACTTGA